A DNA window from Bombus huntii isolate Logan2020A chromosome 10, iyBomHunt1.1, whole genome shotgun sequence contains the following coding sequences:
- the LOC126870342 gene encoding very-long-chain (3R)-3-hydroxyacyl-CoA dehydratase isoform X3: protein MNENKLRVTVYGQGARGLNEYGFSLDLHSSINVEESNYKVTARQVDFTLGKKCPAWWPRLTSQPQKPSWLKIDFDKWTSEDLDDNEDERRDVCSDYPDMYDKLHEEEFGYRKEDFKKVYLIIYNLCQFVGFIYILTVMGITYSRDGPASMKETYVAVGNAMKFIQLIQFLEVMHSLFGYTKSSTFVTFVQVGGRAFILFIMIEAEPRMQTKPVVFYLFLVWSIVEVFRYPYYLTQLLKIEISFLTWLRYTIWMPLYPLGFLCEGIIILRNIPYFEETQKFTVSLPNSWNFAFHFPSFLKIYLLIFCLPFMYMLMSRMNQIRYKKLGKSRLKKKYA, encoded by the exons ATGAATGAGAACAAATTAAGGGTTACTGTTTATGGACAAGGCGCGAGAGGTCTTAATGAATATGGATTTAGCTTGGATTTACATTCATCTATTAATGTTGAG GAAAGTAATTACAAAGTAACAGCTCGACAAGTTGATTTTACATTGGGTAAAAAGTGTCCTGCTTGGTGGCCAAGATTAACTAGTCAACCACAAAAGCCATCATGGCTGAAAATCGATTTTGATAAATGGACAAGCGAAGATTTAGACGATAACGAAGATGAAAGACGAGATGTATGCAGTGATTATCCCGACATGTACGATAAACTTCATGAAGAAGAGTTTGGTTATAGAAAAG AAGATTTCAAAAAAGTGTATCTAATTATCTATAACCTTTGTCAATTTGTTGGTTTTATCTATATTCTAACTGTAATGGGAATTACGTATTCGCGAGATGGACCAG CATCTATGAAAGAAACTTATGTAGCTGTTGGGAATGCaatgaaatttatacaacttatacaatttttagaaGTTATGCATTCATTATTTGGTTACACTAAGAGTAGTACATTTGTAACATTTGTACAAGTGGGAGGCAGagcatttattttatttattatgattGAGGCTGAACCACGTATGCAAACGAAACCAGTTGtcttttatcttttccttGTATGGAGTATAGTAGAAGTATTTAGGTATCCTTATTATCTCACGCAATTACTTAAAATCgagatttcatttttaacaTGGCTAAGATATACAATATGGATGCCTTTATATCCATTAGGCTTCCTTTGTGAAGGGattataatattaagaaatatcCCATATTTTGAAGAGACGCAGAAGTTTACTGTTTCTTTACCAAATTCTTGGAATTTTGCATTTCATTTTCCATCGTTTTTAAAGATATATTTACTCATATTCTGTTTACCCTTTATGTACATGCTGATGTCTCGTATGAaccaaatacgttataaaaagTTAGGCAAATCTAGGTTGAAAAAAAAGTATGCGTGA
- the LOC126870342 gene encoding very-long-chain (3R)-3-hydroxyacyl-CoA dehydratase isoform X1 has protein sequence MADILTPFVYWAQTEQQITLKVDLTDTWHVKVYMNENKLRVTVYGQGARGLNEYGFSLDLHSSINVEESNYKVTARQVDFTLGKKCPAWWPRLTSQPQKPSWLKIDFDKWTSEDLDDNEDERRDVCSDYPDMYDKLHEEEFGYRKEDFKKVYLIIYNLCQFVGFIYILTVMGITYSRDGPASMKETYVAVGNAMKFIQLIQFLEVMHSLFGYTKSSTFVTFVQVGGRAFILFIMIEAEPRMQTKPVVFYLFLVWSIVEVFRYPYYLTQLLKIEISFLTWLRYTIWMPLYPLGFLCEGIIILRNIPYFEETQKFTVSLPNSWNFAFHFPSFLKIYLLIFCLPFMYMLMSRMNQIRYKKLGKSRLKKKYA, from the exons atggcAGATATTTTAACTCCATTTGTATATTGGGCTCAAACAGAGCAACAAATTACATTAAAGGTAGACTTGACTGATACTTGG cATGTTAAAGTTTACATGAATGAGAACAAATTAAGGGTTACTGTTTATGGACAAGGCGCGAGAGGTCTTAATGAATATGGATTTAGCTTGGATTTACATTCATCTATTAATGTTGAG GAAAGTAATTACAAAGTAACAGCTCGACAAGTTGATTTTACATTGGGTAAAAAGTGTCCTGCTTGGTGGCCAAGATTAACTAGTCAACCACAAAAGCCATCATGGCTGAAAATCGATTTTGATAAATGGACAAGCGAAGATTTAGACGATAACGAAGATGAAAGACGAGATGTATGCAGTGATTATCCCGACATGTACGATAAACTTCATGAAGAAGAGTTTGGTTATAGAAAAG AAGATTTCAAAAAAGTGTATCTAATTATCTATAACCTTTGTCAATTTGTTGGTTTTATCTATATTCTAACTGTAATGGGAATTACGTATTCGCGAGATGGACCAG CATCTATGAAAGAAACTTATGTAGCTGTTGGGAATGCaatgaaatttatacaacttatacaatttttagaaGTTATGCATTCATTATTTGGTTACACTAAGAGTAGTACATTTGTAACATTTGTACAAGTGGGAGGCAGagcatttattttatttattatgattGAGGCTGAACCACGTATGCAAACGAAACCAGTTGtcttttatcttttccttGTATGGAGTATAGTAGAAGTATTTAGGTATCCTTATTATCTCACGCAATTACTTAAAATCgagatttcatttttaacaTGGCTAAGATATACAATATGGATGCCTTTATATCCATTAGGCTTCCTTTGTGAAGGGattataatattaagaaatatcCCATATTTTGAAGAGACGCAGAAGTTTACTGTTTCTTTACCAAATTCTTGGAATTTTGCATTTCATTTTCCATCGTTTTTAAAGATATATTTACTCATATTCTGTTTACCCTTTATGTACATGCTGATGTCTCGTATGAaccaaatacgttataaaaagTTAGGCAAATCTAGGTTGAAAAAAAAGTATGCGTGA
- the LOC126870342 gene encoding very-long-chain (3R)-3-hydroxyacyl-CoA dehydratase isoform X2, with translation MADILTPFVYWAQTEQQITLKHVKVYMNENKLRVTVYGQGARGLNEYGFSLDLHSSINVEESNYKVTARQVDFTLGKKCPAWWPRLTSQPQKPSWLKIDFDKWTSEDLDDNEDERRDVCSDYPDMYDKLHEEEFGYRKEDFKKVYLIIYNLCQFVGFIYILTVMGITYSRDGPASMKETYVAVGNAMKFIQLIQFLEVMHSLFGYTKSSTFVTFVQVGGRAFILFIMIEAEPRMQTKPVVFYLFLVWSIVEVFRYPYYLTQLLKIEISFLTWLRYTIWMPLYPLGFLCEGIIILRNIPYFEETQKFTVSLPNSWNFAFHFPSFLKIYLLIFCLPFMYMLMSRMNQIRYKKLGKSRLKKKYA, from the exons atggcAGATATTTTAACTCCATTTGTATATTGGGCTCAAACAGAGCAACAAATTACATTAAAG cATGTTAAAGTTTACATGAATGAGAACAAATTAAGGGTTACTGTTTATGGACAAGGCGCGAGAGGTCTTAATGAATATGGATTTAGCTTGGATTTACATTCATCTATTAATGTTGAG GAAAGTAATTACAAAGTAACAGCTCGACAAGTTGATTTTACATTGGGTAAAAAGTGTCCTGCTTGGTGGCCAAGATTAACTAGTCAACCACAAAAGCCATCATGGCTGAAAATCGATTTTGATAAATGGACAAGCGAAGATTTAGACGATAACGAAGATGAAAGACGAGATGTATGCAGTGATTATCCCGACATGTACGATAAACTTCATGAAGAAGAGTTTGGTTATAGAAAAG AAGATTTCAAAAAAGTGTATCTAATTATCTATAACCTTTGTCAATTTGTTGGTTTTATCTATATTCTAACTGTAATGGGAATTACGTATTCGCGAGATGGACCAG CATCTATGAAAGAAACTTATGTAGCTGTTGGGAATGCaatgaaatttatacaacttatacaatttttagaaGTTATGCATTCATTATTTGGTTACACTAAGAGTAGTACATTTGTAACATTTGTACAAGTGGGAGGCAGagcatttattttatttattatgattGAGGCTGAACCACGTATGCAAACGAAACCAGTTGtcttttatcttttccttGTATGGAGTATAGTAGAAGTATTTAGGTATCCTTATTATCTCACGCAATTACTTAAAATCgagatttcatttttaacaTGGCTAAGATATACAATATGGATGCCTTTATATCCATTAGGCTTCCTTTGTGAAGGGattataatattaagaaatatcCCATATTTTGAAGAGACGCAGAAGTTTACTGTTTCTTTACCAAATTCTTGGAATTTTGCATTTCATTTTCCATCGTTTTTAAAGATATATTTACTCATATTCTGTTTACCCTTTATGTACATGCTGATGTCTCGTATGAaccaaatacgttataaaaagTTAGGCAAATCTAGGTTGAAAAAAAAGTATGCGTGA